One genomic window of Desulfovibrio gilichinskyi includes the following:
- the cbiD gene encoding cobalt-precorrin-5B (C(1))-methyltransferase CbiD has product MRENLREGYTTGSSATAAAMSALRVLLGGSKPQSIEIPLPEKGTLVIPVERVELEKTCARGVVIKDGGDDPDATSGHEIHAVVELISDENEIRVEVSGGTGVGKVTLPGLPVPVGEPAINPAPRGQIIAGVLKEASMMTPSLTGTIKVRIEVPQGEAIALKTMNARIGIIGGISILGTQGIVRPFSHASWKASIAQGINVAKAAGVEEIIFTTGRRSERFYLEHFPNTQELAMIQAADFFKFSMLEAQASGFRKVRWSLFIGKLVKHAMGFPYTHAKDWHIEFERLARWCEELDIPSAITKEIAGANTARQVFEMIPQGSTQLFITTLIDKAKRNATSFTGDDSMSIKYCLFDFDGNMLK; this is encoded by the coding sequence ATGAGAGAAAATCTTCGCGAAGGGTACACCACAGGTTCATCAGCTACAGCCGCAGCAATGAGCGCGCTTCGGGTTCTGCTTGGCGGATCTAAACCGCAATCAATAGAAATTCCTCTTCCTGAAAAAGGAACTCTCGTAATTCCTGTTGAACGTGTCGAGTTAGAAAAGACATGCGCACGCGGCGTAGTTATTAAAGACGGCGGAGATGACCCGGACGCTACAAGCGGACACGAAATTCATGCAGTTGTTGAGCTAATATCAGATGAGAATGAAATCCGCGTTGAGGTTTCAGGAGGCACAGGAGTCGGCAAAGTTACCCTGCCCGGGTTGCCTGTGCCTGTTGGCGAACCTGCTATCAATCCGGCCCCTCGGGGACAGATCATTGCCGGAGTGTTGAAAGAAGCTTCCATGATGACACCAAGCCTTACAGGGACCATCAAAGTACGTATAGAAGTCCCGCAAGGTGAAGCTATCGCCCTTAAAACCATGAACGCACGAATCGGCATTATCGGCGGGATTTCAATTCTCGGGACGCAGGGAATCGTCAGACCTTTCAGCCATGCGTCATGGAAAGCGTCTATTGCGCAGGGAATAAATGTTGCGAAAGCCGCGGGAGTTGAAGAAATAATCTTCACTACCGGCCGGAGAAGCGAGCGATTCTATCTGGAGCACTTTCCAAACACACAAGAACTGGCAATGATTCAAGCCGCAGACTTTTTTAAATTCTCAATGCTTGAAGCGCAAGCAAGCGGTTTTCGCAAAGTTCGCTGGTCGCTTTTCATCGGTAAGCTGGTCAAGCACGCCATGGGATTCCCTTACACCCACGCGAAAGACTGGCATATTGAATTTGAGCGGCTAGCCAGATGGTGCGAAGAATTAGATATACCTTCCGCAATTACAAAAGAAATAGCCGGAGCCAATACCGCCAGACAAGTTTTTGAAATGATCCCTCAAGGCTCAACACAACTCTTCATCACGACACTGATCGATAAGGCAAAACGCAATGCTACTTCATTCACAGGGGATGACAGCATGTCAATTAAGTATTGCTTGTTTGACTTTGACGGTAATATGCTGAAATAA
- the dinB gene encoding DNA polymerase IV, translated as MQKYIMHLDMDAFFASVEQMDNPELRGKPIAIGSSHKRSVLSTASYEARKFGVRSAMPSQQALKLCPQLILVSGRMSRYKEISRQVMAVLGNYSPVVEQASIDEAYLDITGTEKIFGPPLTLAESVKQEILSTVGLTASIGIAPVKFLAKIASDLKKPAGISIIEVHEVEQFLKTLPIEKIPGVGKKALPRFQSFGIKYAADMLRYPPEFWQERFGERGSVLYAKASGIDPTPVAVGGQMKSSSAENTFGEDVRDPQILKTWLLSQSERIAADVRRYGLKGRTITLKVKFPDFRQITRSKTLDQRTSNAGIIYKTGCAILDAEGCLGPVRLIGIGISNFEERSRQLSLLEPEQNVRDDKKLDQLDKAVDKVREKFGSAMLTRGSLLKSPSDK; from the coding sequence ATGCAAAAATATATTATGCACCTTGATATGGATGCTTTTTTCGCGTCCGTAGAGCAAATGGATAATCCGGAACTTCGCGGTAAACCCATTGCTATAGGCTCATCTCACAAACGTTCCGTGCTGAGCACCGCTTCATACGAAGCCAGAAAATTCGGAGTCCGCTCGGCAATGCCCTCGCAACAGGCTTTAAAGCTCTGCCCTCAGCTGATTCTTGTTTCTGGAAGAATGAGTAGGTATAAAGAGATTTCACGACAGGTCATGGCTGTACTTGGAAACTATTCACCTGTTGTGGAGCAGGCTTCAATTGATGAAGCGTACCTCGATATCACCGGAACAGAGAAAATTTTCGGACCACCGCTCACACTGGCGGAAAGCGTGAAACAGGAAATATTAAGCACAGTAGGACTCACCGCGTCCATAGGCATTGCGCCTGTTAAATTTCTGGCGAAAATAGCCTCAGACTTAAAAAAACCTGCTGGAATTTCCATTATTGAAGTTCATGAAGTTGAGCAGTTTTTAAAGACACTTCCCATTGAAAAAATACCCGGTGTTGGTAAAAAAGCCTTGCCGCGCTTCCAGTCATTCGGCATCAAGTATGCCGCGGATATGCTCCGTTATCCTCCTGAATTCTGGCAGGAAAGATTTGGTGAACGCGGAAGTGTTCTTTATGCCAAAGCTTCGGGAATTGATCCCACTCCGGTGGCTGTAGGCGGGCAGATGAAGTCTTCCAGCGCAGAAAACACCTTCGGGGAAGACGTTCGCGACCCGCAAATTCTAAAAACATGGCTGCTGAGTCAATCCGAACGCATTGCGGCAGATGTCCGCAGGTATGGGCTGAAAGGACGTACTATAACTTTAAAAGTTAAATTCCCTGATTTCCGGCAGATTACCCGCAGTAAGACTTTAGACCAGCGGACATCAAATGCCGGAATTATTTATAAAACAGGGTGCGCTATTCTTGATGCAGAAGGCTGTCTCGGGCCTGTAAGACTCATCGGAATAGGAATATCAAATTTTGAAGAGCGCAGCAGACAGCTTTCACTGCTGGAACCTGAACAGAATGTGCGTGACGACAAAAAACTGGACCAGCTTGATAAAGCTGTTGATAAAGTACGTGAAAAATTCGGCAGTGCAATGCTCACCCGTGGCAGCCTGCTAAAATCCCCTTCTGACAAGTAA
- a CDS encoding cobyrinate a,c-diamide synthase yields MNSIKGFIVAGTHSGCGKTSVTLGLMAAFARKGLKVQPFKVGPDFIDPGHHSRAAGKTCHNLDGWMLSGEVLRDIFSRYSQDSDVCIVEGVMGLFDGFSALEETGSTAHLSKELNLPVILVVDARAMARSAAALIKGFSEFDPETAIAGVIFNRVGSESHAQTLQEAISLTDIPLVGCLPKRNEIETPSRHLGLITAEHLEDLEGKYSALADWVEEHLDLDTILEALPDIPMPPRFDELPMIPHTRIGIAQDEAFSFYYEENLRMLRYAGAELVPFSPINDKELPPDLSGLYLGGGYPELSAFDLAQNTRLRRAVAEFSKSGKPVYAECGGFMYLMESISKGDRVFPMCGVFPFRSTMKDRFQALGYKEIELSGDCILGKAGTAARGHEFHYSALADMPEDLNKCFLVHGKNGDIKAEGFLTEGNTLGSYIHLHFASNPDLAKNFVEACINFSKQEKI; encoded by the coding sequence ATGAACTCTATTAAAGGCTTTATCGTAGCAGGAACGCACAGCGGATGCGGCAAAACTTCAGTCACCCTCGGACTGATGGCTGCTTTCGCCCGCAAAGGTCTGAAAGTGCAACCATTCAAGGTAGGTCCGGACTTTATCGACCCCGGTCATCATTCAAGAGCAGCCGGTAAGACCTGTCACAACCTTGATGGATGGATGCTTTCAGGAGAAGTGCTGCGCGATATCTTCTCAAGATACTCTCAGGACTCAGATGTCTGTATTGTTGAGGGAGTAATGGGTCTTTTCGACGGTTTTTCAGCTCTGGAAGAAACAGGTTCCACCGCTCATCTTTCAAAAGAACTCAATCTTCCGGTAATACTCGTTGTGGATGCCCGTGCGATGGCAAGATCCGCAGCGGCACTGATTAAAGGGTTCAGCGAATTTGACCCTGAAACAGCAATCGCCGGGGTTATATTTAACAGAGTCGGCAGTGAAAGCCACGCGCAGACACTTCAAGAAGCCATTTCACTTACAGACATCCCGCTTGTAGGATGTTTGCCGAAAAGAAATGAAATCGAAACCCCTTCCCGCCATTTAGGGCTGATCACAGCTGAACATCTGGAAGATCTTGAAGGTAAATACTCTGCCCTTGCCGACTGGGTTGAAGAACATCTCGACCTTGATACTATTTTAGAAGCTCTGCCGGATATCCCGATGCCGCCGCGCTTTGACGAACTTCCCATGATTCCTCATACCAGAATCGGAATTGCACAGGATGAGGCTTTCTCTTTCTACTACGAGGAAAATCTCCGCATGCTCAGATATGCCGGAGCCGAACTTGTGCCGTTCTCCCCCATAAACGACAAAGAATTACCTCCTGATCTTTCAGGGCTATATCTCGGCGGAGGCTACCCTGAGCTGTCTGCATTCGACCTAGCTCAAAACACCCGTCTGCGGCGCGCCGTTGCGGAATTTTCAAAATCCGGCAAACCGGTTTATGCCGAATGCGGCGGCTTCATGTACCTGATGGAGTCCATTTCTAAAGGGGATCGAGTTTTCCCCATGTGCGGAGTCTTCCCTTTCCGCTCAACCATGAAAGACAGATTTCAGGCCCTCGGCTACAAAGAAATTGAACTGTCAGGTGACTGCATACTGGGCAAGGCCGGAACTGCCGCCAGAGGACACGAATTCCATTATTCAGCTCTTGCGGATATGCCCGAAGATTTAAATAAATGTTTTCTTGTCCACGGGAAAAATGGCGACATAAAAGCAGAAGGATTCTTAACTGAAGGAAACACCTTGGGAAGCTATATCCACCTGCATTTTGCAAGCAATCCTGATCTTGCTAAAAACTTTGTTGAAGCATGTATCAACTTTTCCAAGCAGGAAAAAATTTAG
- a CDS encoding tetratricopeptide repeat protein, whose translation MTDSNTIHDLTGVFSRQKIAKVGTGTTSRKVAQIGYYFIEQLEDDLFEVRPLNSNFVPTGNSEKVSRDSLLTDYTPEPEMYHKQVLPNMKDLQKTLARADRHRKQGNSYSAEMEYTNAIKVDELNVRGNFGVGLCFMERGETERANDVFARLISMDAAFEGKHKHLFNDFGISLRKSKMIPQAIQYYSKALSLSSEDENLHYNLARAYFEAKDYAKTREALKTCLELRADFEEAIKFIAYLDKKKLG comes from the coding sequence ATGACTGATTCCAATACGATTCATGACTTAACAGGGGTTTTTTCCCGCCAAAAAATAGCAAAAGTAGGAACAGGAACAACTTCAAGAAAAGTTGCGCAGATAGGCTATTACTTCATTGAGCAGCTTGAAGATGATCTGTTCGAAGTACGCCCTTTGAACAGCAATTTTGTTCCTACCGGAAACTCGGAAAAAGTTTCACGAGACTCACTTTTGACTGACTATACGCCTGAGCCGGAAATGTATCATAAACAAGTTCTTCCTAATATGAAGGATTTGCAGAAAACACTCGCCCGTGCGGACAGACACCGTAAACAAGGCAACTCCTACAGCGCAGAAATGGAATATACAAATGCGATTAAAGTTGACGAACTGAACGTCCGCGGGAATTTCGGAGTGGGACTCTGCTTTATGGAAAGAGGTGAAACAGAACGGGCAAATGATGTGTTTGCCAGACTCATCTCCATGGACGCAGCCTTTGAAGGAAAGCATAAGCATTTGTTTAATGATTTCGGGATAAGTCTTCGTAAATCAAAAATGATTCCGCAAGCCATTCAGTACTATAGCAAGGCTCTGTCTCTCAGTTCCGAAGATGAAAATCTGCACTACAATCTTGCAAGAGCCTACTTTGAAGCAAAAGACTACGCTAAAACACGTGAAGCATTAAAGACCTGTCTGGAACTTAGAGCCGATTTTGAAGAAGCTATTAAATTTATCGCCTACCTAGATAAAAAGAAGCTAGGCTGA
- a CDS encoding RNA methyltransferase, producing the protein MLKNISVVLFGTKYPENVGSTARAMRNMDCSDLILVNPPLWNMERAMPLATAKGHEIVEKARICPDLETALADHSKIYGTTARTGGWRKGVLTPAEAAPLIVQQLKDGEKIALVFGPEDRGLTNDETKLCSRLINIPTSEESSSLNLSQAVLIILYECFKEALETPFTPAGPPEERITTFQEQEILAANLQETLLAIDFLKEENSDYWMLPVKRFMSRINIKRNEFNLLMGICRQIKWIAEKSSPKK; encoded by the coding sequence ATGCTTAAAAATATCAGTGTAGTACTTTTCGGGACCAAATACCCTGAGAATGTCGGATCAACAGCCCGTGCCATGAGAAACATGGACTGTTCTGATCTTATTCTAGTCAACCCACCGCTATGGAATATGGAGAGGGCCATGCCTTTGGCTACCGCTAAAGGTCATGAAATAGTTGAAAAAGCCCGTATATGCCCTGACCTTGAAACCGCTCTTGCCGATCATTCCAAAATTTATGGAACTACAGCCCGTACAGGCGGATGGAGAAAAGGGGTACTGACTCCCGCAGAAGCTGCGCCTTTAATTGTGCAGCAGCTTAAGGACGGAGAAAAGATTGCCCTTGTATTCGGGCCGGAAGACAGAGGTTTGACCAACGATGAAACAAAACTTTGTTCAAGACTGATAAATATTCCGACAAGTGAAGAAAGCAGTTCACTTAACCTTTCACAGGCTGTTCTTATAATTCTTTACGAATGCTTTAAAGAAGCCCTTGAAACGCCGTTCACTCCGGCAGGTCCGCCTGAAGAAAGAATCACCACATTTCAAGAACAGGAAATTTTGGCGGCCAATTTGCAAGAAACTTTATTGGCAATTGATTTTTTGAAAGAAGAGAATTCCGACTACTGGATGCTTCCCGTTAAACGGTTCATGTCCAGAATAAATATTAAAAGAAATGAATTCAATTTACTTATGGGTATTTGCCGGCAAATCAAATGGATTGCTGAAAAATCATCCCCAAAGAAATAA
- a CDS encoding malic enzyme-like NAD(P)-binding protein, with the protein MALFTKEEALRYHSDGRKGKLEVISIKPCNTQKDLSMAYSPGVAEACRAIHADEDLSYKYTGRGNLVAVVSNGTAVLGLGNIGPAAGKPVMEGKGVLFKIFADVDVYDLNIDASDPEKVIEFCKMIEPSFGGINLEDIKAPECFEIERRLIEEMDIPVFHDDQHGTAIISTAGILNALEITGKKIEEIKIVVSGAGAAAIACSKLYVTMGARPENIYMFDSRGLLYEGRAGVTGFKADFAQKENAGSLADCMVGADMFLGLSVKDAINQEMVKTMSKGAIIFACANPDPEISYPDVKEVRPDILMGTGRSDYPNQVNNVLCFPFIFRGALDCRATTINDEMKLAAAQALAALAKEPVAQDICDAFGVDKLEFGMDYIIPKPTDPRVLTRLAPAVVKAAMETGVARIQIDLDQYKADLEERMAASKARGKMVVDSFNYDF; encoded by the coding sequence ATGGCTCTTTTCACAAAAGAGGAAGCTCTAAGGTATCATAGTGACGGTAGAAAAGGTAAGTTGGAAGTTATTTCCATCAAGCCTTGCAATACCCAGAAAGATTTATCTATGGCATATTCTCCAGGCGTAGCTGAAGCTTGCCGCGCAATACACGCTGATGAAGATCTGTCTTACAAGTACACAGGCAGAGGAAACCTTGTTGCTGTTGTTTCTAACGGAACCGCGGTCCTTGGACTGGGTAATATCGGTCCTGCCGCAGGCAAGCCTGTTATGGAAGGCAAAGGTGTGCTCTTTAAAATTTTTGCTGATGTTGATGTCTATGACCTGAATATTGATGCTTCCGATCCTGAAAAAGTCATTGAATTTTGTAAAATGATTGAGCCTTCCTTTGGTGGTATTAATCTTGAAGATATTAAAGCCCCAGAGTGTTTTGAAATAGAAAGAAGACTTATTGAAGAAATGGATATTCCTGTTTTCCATGACGATCAGCATGGAACAGCAATCATTTCTACTGCCGGAATTTTGAATGCTCTTGAAATTACCGGTAAAAAAATTGAAGAAATTAAAATTGTTGTTTCCGGCGCCGGCGCTGCAGCAATTGCCTGCTCTAAATTATATGTGACTATGGGTGCACGCCCGGAAAATATTTATATGTTCGATTCTCGCGGACTTCTTTATGAAGGCCGTGCAGGTGTAACCGGATTCAAAGCCGACTTCGCCCAGAAAGAAAATGCAGGATCACTTGCTGACTGCATGGTCGGCGCAGATATGTTCCTCGGACTCTCTGTTAAGGACGCAATTAATCAGGAAATGGTTAAAACCATGTCTAAGGGCGCAATCATTTTTGCCTGTGCTAATCCTGATCCTGAAATCTCTTATCCTGATGTTAAAGAAGTCCGTCCTGATATTCTTATGGGAACCGGACGTTCCGACTATCCTAATCAGGTTAATAATGTCCTTTGTTTCCCATTCATTTTCCGCGGAGCACTGGACTGCCGCGCGACCACGATCAATGACGAGATGAAGTTGGCCGCAGCTCAGGCTCTTGCCGCTCTTGCCAAGGAACCTGTCGCACAGGATATTTGTGATGCTTTCGGTGTGGATAAACTTGAGTTCGGCATGGATTATATCATTCCGAAACCTACAGATCCCCGCGTTTTAACCCGCCTTGCCCCTGCAGTTGTCAAAGCTGCTATGGAAACAGGTGTTGCCCGCATCCAGATTGATCTTGACCAGTACAAAGCAGATCTCGAAGAACGCATGGCCGCTTCTAAAGCTCGTGGTAAAATGGTCGTTGACTCATTTAATTATGACTTTTAA